A stretch of Lathyrus oleraceus cultivar Zhongwan6 chromosome 6, CAAS_Psat_ZW6_1.0, whole genome shotgun sequence DNA encodes these proteins:
- the LOC127098076 gene encoding ubiquitin-conjugating enzyme E2 13 has product MSFPPDYPQNPPKMKFTSEIWHPNVGYEDSGERWLPIHTVESISLSIISMLSSPNIESPANIDVAIEWRDKRGEFKKKVARCIRKSQEM; this is encoded by the exons ATGAGTTTTCCTCCTGATTATCCTCAGAATCCACCAAAAATGAAGTTTACTTCTGAGATTTGGCATCCTAATG TTGGTTATGAAGATTCCGGAGAGCGCTGGTTGCCTATTCATACG GTTGAAAGCATATCTCTGAGCATTATATCAATGCTTTCAAGCCCGAATATCGAGTCTCCTGCAAACATAGACGTTGCG ATAGAATGGAGAGATAAGAGAGGTGAATTCAAAAAGAAAGTGGCTCGCTGTATAAGGAAGTCTCAAGAAATGTAA
- the LOC127098075 gene encoding LOW QUALITY PROTEIN: ubiquitin-conjugating enzyme E2 7-like (The sequence of the model RefSeq protein was modified relative to this genomic sequence to represent the inferred CDS: inserted 2 bases in 1 codon; substituted 2 bases at 2 genomic stop codons) produces MIILLFITDLCKAPLDGFSAGLVDESNVFEWNVTIIGPPYSLYDGGFFNAIMSFPPDYPQNPPKMKFTSEIWHPNVYSDGTVCISILHPPCDDPVGYEDSGERWLPIHTVSVTLSYDSLLXIFHSXQCEXELILNYDVQVESISLSIISMLSSPNIESPANIDAAIEWRDKRGEFKKKVARCIRKSQEM; encoded by the exons ATGATCATATTGTTATTCATCACAGATCTTTGTAAGGCTCCTTTAGATGGCTTCTCAGCAGGTTTGGTTGATGAGAGCAATGTGTTTGAATGGAATGTCACCATCATTGGTCCACCTTATTCTCTCTA TGATGGAGGATTTTTCAATGCAATCATGAGTTTTCCTCCTGATTATCCTCAGAATCCACCAAAAATGAAGTTTACTTCTGAGATTTGGCATCCTAATG TTTACTCTGATGGAACTGTCTGCATTTCAATTCTTCACCCTCCTTGTGATGATCCAGTTGGTTATGAAGATTCCGGAGAGCGCTGGTTGCCTATTCATACGGTATCTGTTACGCTTTCTTACGATTCGCTGCT CATCTTCCATAGCTAGCAATGTGAGTAAGAACTAATACTGAATTATGATGTGCAGGTTGAAAGCATATCTCTGAGCATTATATCAATGCTTTCAAGCCCGAATATCGAGTCTCCTGCAAACATAGACGCTGCG ATAGAATGGAGAGATAAGAGAGGTGAATTCAAAAAGAAAGTGGCTCGCTGTATAAGGAAGTCTCAAGAAATGTAA
- the LOC127098074 gene encoding CASP-like protein 4C2, with amino-acid sequence MRSPDPLRNGVDNNRSPSAPRFHSTVAEHKLRRFNSLILVFRLTSFSFSLASSVFMLTTSRTSDSPHWHHYDTFRFVVAANAIVAVYSLFEMCASVWEISRGATLFPEVLQVWFDFGHDQVFAYLLLSASAAGTAMARTLKDMDTCTVSNSFCVQSDIAISLGYAAFLFLGFTSLLSGFRLVCFIINGSRFHL; translated from the exons ATGCGTTCCCCTGATCCACTCCGCAACGGCGTCGACAACAACCGTTCACCCTCCGCTCCTCGTTTCCACTCCACCGTCGCCGAACATAAACTCCGCCGCTTCAATTCACTCATCCTCGTCTTCCGTCTCACTTCCTTTTCATTCTCACTTGCTTCCTCTGTCTTCATGCTCACCACTTCTCGCACCTCCGATTCTCCTCACTGGCACCACTACGACACCTTCAG ATTCGTTGTTGCTGCGAATGCGATTGTAGCTGTATATTCTCTATTCGAAATGTGTGCTTCCGTTTGGGAAATTTCAAGAGGCGCAACTCTTTTCCCCGAAGTTTTGCAAGTTTGGTTTGATTTCGGCCATGACCAG GTGTTCGCGTACCTTCTTTTATCGGCGAGTGCGGCGGGGACGGCGATGGCGAGGACGCTTAAGGATATGGACACGTGTACGGTGAGCAATTCGTTCTGCGTGCAATCGGATATAGCAATATCGTTAGGATACGCGGCGTTTCTGTTTCTAGGGTTTACTTCGCTGTTATCTGGATTCCGTCTCGTTTGTTTCATCATCAACGGTTCTCGTTTTCATCTCTGA